CCGCCAACATTTCCACGGAACAGTTCGTGGGCATGTCCGGCAAGGCCGCCAACTGGGTGGGCATGGCGATTGCCGGGTATGAATGGCTGGCCGCCATTACGCTGGTGATCGTGGCTTTCTGCTTCCTTCCCAAATTGCTGAAAGGCGGTGTGTACACCATTCCGGAATTCCTGGAACAGCGCTATGATACTGCGGCGCGTTCCCTGATGGCTATTGCCACGCTGCTTATTCTGGTGGGCGTGCCGACCGCCGGCGTCATTTATGCCGGGGCCAAGGTGATTTCCGTATTCTTTACCGGGTACACCGCTATGGGCATCGACTTCGGCAACATTACCGTCGGCTGCATCATCATTGCGTTCTGCAGTACCGTGTATGTGTTCGTGGGCGGTTTGAAGGCCTGCGCCTGGACGGACCTGTTCTGGGGTGCCGCCCTGATTGTAGGCGGCGGCGTGGTGGCCTATTTTGCCCTGATGGCCCTGAGCGGGGCCGACCCGAACCACCTGGTGCAGTCCGCAGCCGCCAATTCCGGCGCTACGGTGGCTTCTCTGGGAGACCCCTCCAACAGCCTCTGGCACGGGGTGACGCGTTTCTTTGAGCTCAACTCCGGGGATGCCACGAGCGGTGTGAATACCGTGGGCGGCAAGCTGCACATGATTCGTCCGGCGGACGATGCCGAAATCCCGTGGACGGCCCTTTGCCTGGGCCTGTGGATTCCCAACTTTTTCTACTGGGGCCTCAACCAGTACATCATGCAGCGTACGCTTGCTTCCAAGTCCCTGGCGGAAGGACAGATGGGCATCGTGTTCGCCGCTTTCCTCAAGCTGATCATCCCGTTCGTGGTGGTGGTACCCGGCATTCTGGCCTACAATCTGTACCGCAATGATCTGAAGGAACAGGCGGAAGTCAAGTATGAGAAGCAAATCGATAAGACGAAGGATGCCGCCGTCGTCAAGGGGCGTCCCGTCATTTACAGGATCACGGACAGCTTCCTGGTAGAAAACGTGGAAGCCGGGTGCGCCCACGCCCTGCACAACGCTACGGTCATGAAGGCCGGTGAAGACGTGATGACCGAGTTGAAACAGGCCTGTGACGAACTCAAGGCGGACGCCGCCAATGAACAAACCACGCTGGCGGAACGCGCTCCCTTTGTGGCAAAAATCGCCACTCTCAATGACGAGATCATCAAGCCTGCTGCAAGCGATACGGACAATTATTATTTGACGGATACGCTGGTAGGTTTTGACTATGATTCCGCTTTCGGCACGTTGATTAGGAAACTGCTGCCCGGTACGGGGTGGACCTGGTTCGTACTCGCCGCCCTTTTCGGGGCAGTGGTGTCTTCCTTGGCGTCCATGCTGAACTCCGCATCCACCATCTTTACGATGGATATTTACAACAAGCTGCGCCGGAATGCGAAACCTACGGAGCTTGTCACCGTCGGCAAGATAGGCCTGCTGGTGTGCGCCCTGATTGCATTGTGCATTGCCCCGTTCCTGGACAGCCCGGCCTTCGGCGGCATCTTCAACTTCATTCAGGAATTCCAGGGCTTCCTGAGTCCGGGCGCCCTGTGCGTGTTCCTCTTCGGCTTCTTTGTGCCCAAGTGTCCGCGTATCTTTGGCTGGCTGGGTATCGTCATCAATGCCGCCCTATACGGCTTCCTGAAGATCTGGCAGCCGGAAATGGCGTTCCTGAACCGCATGGCCATCTGCTTCATCACTGTGGTGATCATCGGCTTCATCTTTACGGCCGTGAATACCGCCCGCGGGGGCCAGGCCATCGTCCTGCCCGACAGGGGAGTGGTAGCCTTGCAATCTTCTTCCCGTGCCAAGGTTTTTGGCTGGTTCGTGGTTGCCGCAACGGTTGCCCTGTACATCATCTTCTGGTGATGTAAGGCGACAGGAATTTCTTTCATCCTCCCGGCGGTTGCGCCGGGGGGATTTTTTTGTGCCCGGAATGCTTCCGTCATTGGAATAAACGGAAGTGAAAATCACATGATGGTGGAACTGAGGACAAAGGTTCTGTTTTTTCAATCTGTTGAAAGATAGATGGGGATGGCTTCTCGTAAGATTGTCCCCCGTACTTTTTGCCAGTCTCCCTAATTTTCATGAGAGATTGGAGTCAAAGATTTCATTGCCTGCCGATGAGAGAGCAATAGTAAATAACAGCCCCTGTTCCTTGATAATATGAAAATGCGTTTCTATGTAATGCCATGCCTTGCGCTTCTGTGCTGTTCCCTTGGCCGGTCCAAAACAGCGATGACCTCGTCCGGAGAAAATGGGAATGTCTATTCCGGCCATTGGAACATGGCAAACGGCACAGCCGGAGCAACCTTTATTTCCGGCCATATGTCCCGCGCGCTGAAACAACGGACAATTCTCTTTTCGCGATCCAGGGGACATGGACGGACGGGAATTCCGGATGGACCGAACTTTCCGGCATATCCCTGTTTTTTGCCGGAATGGAAACCGATACCGGAAGTTTGAACCTGTAGAAGCAAGCTCATGGCTATTCTCTTGATTCCGGGAAAACGATCCGGGGAAGGAAGGAAAAACCGGAGTGGAATGTGAGCGGCCCGGTTGATGCCGGGGATGTTTTTCCTGGAGGTTTGCCGAAAAACGGTTCCCATACCATTTCCCCTGCCTTCACCGGGAGCGGTATGTCCCCTCTCTCTCCATGGCATTCAGATCATCCCGTGAATGTGGAGAGAACAGAATTCCATATTCAAGGCACCTGTCTGCCGGATAGGGACGGACAGGTTGTGGACTTGCCGCATATCGGCAGCGGCGGCCCGGAGATTCTATTGTCCGGAGCCCCCTTCGTGACGACCTGACAGCGGGAAACGGATTCTGCGTGCCAGTCCTTTATCAATACGGATTTTTCCAACGGATTGCTTGGACTGGATGCCAAGGGCGGCATCCCCTCCATGGCGGTAACCGACGGTGTTTCCGTCTTGACCCTTCTTGAGCCCGCAACGGCTGGTCCGTGCCTGTTGGGAGCGCTCTTCCTGCTGATGCGCCGCGCGTTCGTTAATTAAGGCAAACCTTTGTATTCATGAAGGGATCCCGGCTGTGCCGGATGCTATTCATCTTCCAGAAGCATGCTGCGGAGGGAGTCGAAGAAGTTCTCCGATTCTTCTTCCGTAGCTTCCGCATTCATCAGGTCTTCCCATTTGGAATATTCCATCAGGTGGGGGGGAATTTCGCTCAGGAAAGAGGAACGCTGGCAGGGCATGCGGTCTCCGTAGCGCAGGCGCGTGGCGCAGTAGGTCAGCATGAGCCTTTCCTGCGCACGCGTGATGCCCACATAAAGCAGGCGCCGTTCCTCGTCGCAGTTGCCGTCTTCCAGCGAGCGTTTGTGCGGCAGGATTCCTTCCTCCAGTCCTACGAGGTAAACGACGGGGAATTCCAGTCCTTTGGCGGCGTGCATGGTAATCAGGCAGACGCCCGGCTTGTTTTCCACATCGTCGTCATTGTCCTCCTTGTCCAGGGTAACCTGGGCCAGGTAGTCCCTCAGGCTTTTTTCCGGCTGCCAGAAATTGCGGAGGGAGGCCTTCACGTCTCCGATGGAAACGAGGCGCTTCTGTGTTTCCACCTCCGTCTTGCACAGCCGGGTAACGTAGTCGCTGAATCCCGTTTCCTCAATGAGCTGTTCCATGGCATCTCCGAAGTTGGTTTCCCTGTCCTGGAAAATGTCGATGTATTTGGTGATCAGCTCATTGAATTCCTGAATGCTGTTGCGGGCGCGGGTGGTCAGGGTTTCCAGGAATTCCTCGTCCTGCAGGGCGGCCCAGACGCTGTTGCCGTGTTCCCGGCTCCAGTCGATGGCAAGCTGGGCCGTCAGGTCGCTGATGCCGCGGGGCGGGGTGTTGAGAATGCGCAGCAGGTATTCGTCCGCCTGCGGGTTTTCAATCGTCGCCAGATAGGAGATAAGGTCCTTCACCTCCTTGCGGTCGAAAAAACTCTGCGCTCCCACCATGCGGTAGGGTATTTTGTGTTCCCGCAGGGTTTGTTCAATGACGCGGCTCTGGGTATTGGCCCGGAACAGGATGGCGAAATCCTCCCAGGGGCGTTCTTCCTGCCTGCGGACGTTTTCAATGTCCGTGATGATGAATTCCGCCTCTTCCGCATCGCCGGGCATGGAGATGAGACGTACGGGGTCTCCGCCGCCCTTGTGGGCGCGCAGCGTCTTGTCCCTGCGGCCCAGGTTGTGCCGTATCAGGGCGTTGGCCGTGTCCAGGATGGGGGCGGTGCAGCGGTAGTTTTCCTCCAGCTTGATGACGGAGGGATTTGGAAAAAAGCGTTCGAATTCCAGGATGTTGCTGATCTGGGCGCCGCGCCATCCATAAATGGATTGGTCGTCGTCCCCCACTACGCAGACGTTGTGATCCGGGCCAACCAGGTGGCCGAGGAGGCTCATTTGCAGGCTGTTGGTGTCCTGGAACTCGTCCACGGTGATGTACCGGAAGCGCTGCTGCCAGGCCGCCCGGACATCCGGGTGTTCCTTCAGCAGTTTGTCCGCCAGAATCAGCAGGTCGTCAAAGTCCACGGAATTCTGGGCCTGAAGCTCCCGCTGGTAGGAGGCGGCGATGTTGGCCGTCAGGTTGTCTTCAATGGAGTCAATGCCGAGGCCGTTGTTTTTCATCCGGCTCATGGCGGACAGTACATCCTTGGGCCCGATTTTTTCCTTAATGCCTCCGTGACGGACGATGAGGCGGCGGATCAGGCCGCTCTGCTCGGACCCGCTGTAAATGGTGAAGTTGGTCTTGTAGCCCAGACGGCCTATGTCCTCCCTCAGGATGCGCACGCACAGGGAGTGGAAAGTACTGACCATGATCTGGCGCGCCGCCTTCCGGTCCACCATCTGGCCTACGCGTTCCCTCATTTCCAGAGCGGCCTTGTTCGTGAACGTAACGGCCAGGATGCTTTTCGGGCTGATGCCTCTGTCCACCATGTGGGCAATGCGGCAGGTGACGGTGCGCGTTTTTCCCGTTCCCGCTCCGGCCAGGATCAGGACAGGCCCCTGAAGGGTCTGAACGGCCCGGCGCTGGGCCGCGTTCAGGCTTTCCATGGAAAATGACTTGGCCATTTACACGTCGAAATGGATGTCTTTCAAATTCGGGTGCCCCGCGATGAGCTGTGCAATGTTCATGCGCGTGCTGCCTTCCAGTTGAACGTCCGTCACCAGCAGGCCTCCTTCACCGCAGGCGATCAGCAATCCCTGCTCCCCGGCGGAAAGCACCTGGCCCGGTTTGCCGGAAACCTCCGGCACGATGGTGAAGCCGGGGAAGATTTTCATGTTGCGGATGCGCCCCTTGCGGTTCCAATAGTTGGTAAAGGTGCCCGGCCAGGGATCGTAGGCCCGGATCATCCGTCCGATTTCCTCGGCGGGAACGGTCCAGTCTATTTTGCCGTCCGCCCGCAGAAGCTTGGGCGCGTATGTGGCCAGAATTTCCTGCTGCCGTACGCGTGCGGCCGTTCCCTTTTCAATGGAATGGATAACGGGAAGAAGAATGTCCGGGGTCATTTGCGCCAGTTTGTCGTGCAGGCTGCCGCCGGTCTCCGTGCCGTCCAGGGGCATGCTGATCTGGGCGATAATGTCTCCGGCATCCAGTTTTTTGACGATGTGCATGATCGTTACACCCGTATGGGAATCCCCCGATTTGATGGCGGACTGGATGCAGGCGGCTCCGCGGTGGCGCGGGAGCAGAGAGGCGTGGGCGTTGATGCAGCCCATGGGGGCCATGTCGATTACTTCCTGGCTTAAAATCTGCCCGTACGCCATGACCACGATCAGGTCCGGATTCAGCCTCCTGAGGCCCGCCAGGGATTCCGGCGCCTTCAGGGAGGCCGGCTGGAACACGGTGATGCCCGCTTCCCGGGCAATGTTCTTGATGGGAGGGGCCGTGAGAATCTGGTGCCTGCCCACCGGACGGTCGGGCTGCGTGACCAGCCCTACCAGATCCGTGTGCCGGATCAGGCTGCGGAAGGCGGGAATGGCAATGTCGCCCGTGCCCATGAAGACGATGCGCATGGCAGGGAGATTGCCTTGCCGGCCTGCGCAGGTCAATGTTAAATCGGGAGACAGGAAGGGAATATCGCTGCGGGGAACCGGTTTTTTACGTTATGCCGCGGCGGTGCGCCGTCGTCCGCCTCCCGGCGGCCCGGTTCGTGGGGAAAGAAGTTCTTTCCGATTGGAAGGAATATGGTATATGTTTACCCATGGAGCATGGAAGGCTGCCGCGCATGTTGATCATCACCGCAGGGTATGGAGAGGGGCACAATTCCGCCGCCCGCGGCGTGGAAGAGGCGATGAGGGGCAGGGCGGAAACGCGCCTCGTTGACTTGTGCGCGGAGGCCATGCCCGCTACGTTCCGGATGACCCGCGCGGGATATCTCTGGATCATTTCCCGCATGCCCGGCCTCTGGAAGCTGATGTACGACGTGAGCGACCGGCGCAACATGGCGGAAAAGCCCGTCAAGGGCCTGGGCCCGGTGGAAGGGCTGCTGGAACGGCTGCTGCTGGAATGGAAGCCGGACGCCGTTGTCTGCACATACATGGTGTATCCCTACATGCTGGATTCCATCGCCGCGCGTACGGGACGCGCCGTGCCGTATATCACCGTGGTGACGGACTCCTTTGTTATCAACAAGTCGTGGTTGTGTGCGGATTCTCCTCTTTTTGCCGTTACGGATTCATGGACGCGGGACGTCATGGCGGGAAAGGGAATTGATCCGGAAAGAATTCGCGTGACCGGTTTTCCCGTAAATCCCTGTTTGGAGGCGGTCCGGAAGCATCCCATTTGCTGGAAGCCGGGGGAACCGTTCCGCGTTCTTTATTTTGCCCAGCGTTCTTTCCGGCATGCCCGTGAAGAGCTGGAGGCCATGCTGGAGGCCGACCCCGCCGTGTATGTGACCTGCATCCTGGGCCGCAAATTCAGGAGGATTTATCCCCATATCCGCGATTTGCGCGCGAAATACGGTAAAAGGCTGACCGTGCGCGGCTGGACGCGCTGCGTACCCTCGTACCTGACTGTAAACCATGTGGTGGTCGGCAAGGCCGGAGGCGCTACGGTGCATGAGGTGCTGGCCGCCGCGAGGCCCATGCTGGTGAATTTTCTTCTGCCCGGACAGGAAGAGGGAAACGCCCGCCTGCTGGAGACCCTGGGCGGCGGCGGCCATGTGCAGGATGCCGCCGCATTGGCGGAAGCCCTGAAGAACATGATGGCGGACGGAGGAGCGCCATGGAGGCTCCTGCATGAAAACCTGCTGAAGGCGGATATGACCGGAGGAAGCGGAAAGATAGCGGATTTGGCCTTGAATCTGGCGGCGGAACGTACTAACTGATTCCCGTGACCTATCTGCTGATCGACAACTCCAATACGCGCACCAAATTCGTGCTCTCCACCCCGGAGGCCCTGCTGAAGGAGCGGCGCATGATTCCCACCCGGGAAGTGAGCGAGGAACGGCTGGACGACGCCCTCAAGGGACTTCACTATGATGCCGCCGTCGTGTGTTCCGTGGTGCCCCGCGTGGCGGATGTTCTGCGGAACTGGCTCACCAGGCCGAGCCATTTTCTTTCCTGCGATTCCCGGCTGGGCGTGGGCATAGACTATCCTTCCCCGCGCCAGATCGGTGCGGACAGGCTGGCGAATGCCGCCGGGGCTGTGGCCTATTACGGTTATCCGTGCATTGTGGTTGACTTCGGAACGGCCGTGACGTTTGACGTGATCGGCCCGGAGCGTACTTATTTGGGCGGAGCGATTGCCCCCGGGCTGGCCAGCATGGGGGATTACCTGGCGCGCAATACGGCCCTGCTGCCCGCCATCGAACCCCATGAGCCGAAACATGCCATCGGAACAAGCACGGTGGAAGCCATGCATTCCGGCGCCGTGTACGGCTACCGCGGCATGGTGAAGGAAATTCTGGCGAAGCTGGAAGAGGAAATGGGGAAGCGTCCCACGGTGGTGGCTACCGGCGGAGATGCGGCCCTGATTGCCCGGGGAGTGCCGCGCATCGACCATGTGGACCCGGATATTACGCTGAACGGCCTGCGGATGGTTGCCGGGCTTAATCTTTGAAAAGTGGTGCAAGAGCCTGCTTCAGAAGGGATTTTCCTCCGGGTGGCATGATAGATGACACGTAAAAACTCATAAATAGGTATTGCAAAACGTGCATGCCGCATGTAGTATCCATGAACCTTAACAATAAATATCATGTCTGATAACAGCATCGAAGAAAAAGTAAGAAGTATCATCGTTGACCAACTTGGCGTTGAATCCGATAAAGTGACTGCTGATGCGAAATTCATCGAGGATCTCGGTGCTGATTCGCTGGATACCGTTGAACTTGTGATGGCTTTCGAAGAAAACTTTGACATCGAAGTGCCTGACGAAGAAGCGGAAAAACTTCAGTCCGTGGCAGACGTCGTTGCCTACATCGAAAAAGTTCAGGGCTAAGTTGAACTGCTGAAATCCTTTATACAAAAAGCGGCTTCCCTGTAATTCTGCAAGGGAGCCGCTTTTTCATGGGATAAGCCCGGTTCCCGCCTTTCTGCCATGAGTGAATTGCCCCCCTATTCCCGTGACGACATTCGCTACGCGGCGGAAATGACCCGCGTGGTGTATGAACCGGACCGCCGCATAGACACGTTCGGCGATACCCGGTTCAATTTCCTCCTGATCTCCGAAGTGATGGACGAGATTGACGTGGTGCGCGTGCGCAGCGGCTGGGTGGAGGCGGAAAAGCCCAAGATCATACGCCCCTCCATTTACAATGAAGTCAGTACGGAGGGTTTTTCCGGGGAGGCCAAACGCTTTTTTGACTGGCTGTCCAAAAATGGTCCCGGTTTCCTGACCCTGCTGGAATATGGATTCCGGTTCAAGAGGTCGGAGGTGCGGGAGGAAATCCTGCATGAACCGCTTGAATCCGTTCGCGGCCGGTTGCTGGACCAGGTGCGCAACGGAGAGGACACGTTCATGGCCCTTGTGGAAGGGGTGGATGACGCATGGGAGGTCTCCCTCTTGAAATTCACCGTGGAAATGATACAAAAATCCCATGAGATCAACATTTTCGACTTCAAGCGCAAGGGCCTGCTGTAGCCTTCTGGTAGCGGTATTCTGCGCCCAGGCCACTTTGGCCGACGGGGAGAATTACTCCCTCTGGCCGCGCCGTCCGGCAGCCCTTGAAGAAGCGCGCAGGCTGATGGATCGCGGCAGTCTGGCGCAAGCCCTGGAACTGCTCCAGCCCCTGGTGAACCAGGGCGGCGTGGTGGGTCGGGAGGCCAAGGATCTCATCGGGGCGCTGCGCATCCGCCAGGTTCTGGACCCCAATGGGCCGGACGTGAAGGAATACACCGTCAAAAGGGGAGATACCTGGATACGCATGGTCAAAAAGCTGGGATGTTCCCCGGCCATGCTGGTGCATTTGAACGGCCTGATGGATGTTCCTTCCCTTCAGCCCGGGGATGTATTCAAATACCGTCCCCTTAACTTTCATGTGGTGGTCAACGTGCCTGAAAAGGAAGTCTGCCTGTACGACGGGGAAAACTTTGTGAAGGCCTATTCCATGGTGGCCATGAAGGACACGGGGCGAAAGAATTTTGAGACGACCGTCAAGGATGAACAGGCTTCCTTTTCCATTTACGACAAGCACTATCCCGCAGCGGACAAGACCCTTCTGCTGGCCGCCGGAGGATATGTCATCGAAGCCGGAAACGGAGCTCCCCGTTCCCCCGGATTTTATCTGAACCGGCAGGACTGCAATGAACTGGCCATGCTGACGAGGCCGGGCACCAAGGTAACTATCATCAGGGAGAAGGGAACGGAACAATGAGGCTGGTCGTCCAGCGGGTGACGGAAGCCGCCGTCCATATCGGGGGAGTCTGTGCGGGCCGCACGGGCCGCGGGCTGATGATTTTGATAGGCATTGAGGAGGCGGATACGGAAGAGGACGCGCTTTGGCTGGCCAAAAAGGCGGCTGACATGCGCATTTTTTCCGATGAAGAGGGAAAGATGAACCTCTCTGTGAAGGACATCGGGGGAGGAGCCCTGGTCGTCAGCCAGTTCACGCTGCACGCTTCCACCAAAAAGGGGAACAGACCCTCCTTCATCCGCGCCGCGAGACCCAATCATGCCGTTCCCCTCTATGAACGGTTCAAGGAGGAACTGGCCGCACTGCTGGAAGGCCGGGTGGAGAGCGGGGAATTCGGTGCGGACATGCAGATTTCCCTGGTCAATGACGGCCCCGTGACAATCTTCATGGATTCCCGGAACAGGGAGTAAGTTTTTCCTCCCTGGCGAGCGCATTGTTCAGAGAGGAGTCTCGCGTTTCATTTGGGACGGATAGCCGTTAAGACTGGGAGAGCTTGATTCCCGTTCCGCAGACAAGCGGGAAAAGACGTGGTGGATATCCCGGCTGACTCTGCATGGCTCCGTCCGTGCGGAGGACGGGGAAAGAATTTCCTGCCTTTCCGGTGAAGGCGGCATGATTGAATACTATTCTCAGTAACCGTCATCGCTGAAAGACGGCGGTGTTTCAAAAGGGATTTAAAAAAACAGGGGCTGTTCCGCTTTTGGCAGAACAGCCCCTTGATGGGGATTTTGCTGAAAGTCCTCTTAGTAGCAGAGGCCTTCCTTGGCATTGGCGCGGATGAAGTCGCGGTTGAGGCGGGCAATGTTGTCCACGCTCACGCCCTTCGGGCAGGCCGCTTCACATTCATACTGGTTCGTGCAGTTACCGAAGCCTTCCGCTTCCATCTGCTTCATCATGGCCAGGACGCGCTTGGTGCGTTCCGGCTGGCCCTGGGGCAGAAGGTTGAGGTGGGCAATCTTGGCGGAGGTGAACAGCATGGCGGAGGCGTTCTTGCAGGAAGCCACGCAGGCGCCGCAGCCGATGCAGGCGGCGGCGTCGAAGGCGGCTTCCGCTTTCACCTTTTCCACGGCGATGTTGTTGGCATTCGGGGCCGCTCCGGTGCGCACGTCGATGTAGCCGCCGGCGGCAATGATGCGGTCCAGGGCGGAACGGTCCACCATCAGGTCCCGCAGGATCGGGAATGCCTTCGCGCGGAAGGGCTCGATCCAGACGGTATCGCCGTCCTTGAACTTGCGCATGTGAAGCTGGCAGGTGGTCACCTGGCGTTCCGGTCCGTGGGGGATGCCGTTGATCGTCAGGGAGCACATACCGCAGATGCCTTCCCGGCAGTCGTGGTCAAAGTGGATGGGCTCCTTGCCTTCCTTCACCAGACCTTCGTTGACGATGTCCAGCATTTCCAGGAAGGAGGCGTCCACCGGGATATCCTTGGCGGCGTAAGTCTCAATGCGGCCCTTGGCATCCTTGTTTTCCTGGCGCCAGACCTTGAGGGTGAGATTGATTGTTTTAGCCATGTGATAATCTTTCTTTTAAGTGTTAATGTAGTGGCTATTTTTACTTGTAGCTGCGGATGGCAAGGTGCACGTTGTCGAAGGTCAGCGGTTCCTTGTGAAGAATCGGCAGTTCGTCCACCCCGGCGTATTCCCAGGCGGCCACATAGGCGTATTCTTCGTCGTTGCGCTTGGCTTCGCCGTCCGGCAGCTGGTATTCCACGCGGAAGTGGGCGCCGCAGGATTCCTGGCGGTTCAGGGCGTCGTAGCAAAGGAGCTGGGCGAATTCCAGGAAGTCCGCTACGCGGCAGGCTTTTTCCAGTTCCGCATTGATGCCTTCCGCCGTGCCCGTAACGAGTACGTTTTCCCAGAATTCCTTCCGGAGCTGCGGGATGCGTTCAATGGCGCGCATGAGGCTTTCTTCCGTGCGGGCCATGCCGCAGTCGTCCCACATGATCAGCCCCAGTTCGCGGTGGAAGGAGTCCACCGTCTTGGTGCCCTTGACGTTGAGCAGCTTGTTGATGCGTTCCTTCACAGCGTCTTCCGCGGCCTTGAATTCCGGAGCGGCCGTAGTGACGGCGCCGGGCTTGGTGGACGTCAGGTAGGTTGGCAGCGTGGCGGGGATGACGAAGTAGCCGTCGGACAGGCCCTGCATCAGGGCGGAAGCGCCCAGGCGGTTGGCGCCGTGGTCGGAGAAGTTGGCTTCACCGAGGACGTGCAGCCCCTTCACGTTGGACATGAGGTTGTAGTCCACCCAGAGGCCGCCCATGGTGTAGTGGGAGGCGGGGTAGATCATCATGGGCGTTTCATGGGGATCGTCGTCCGTGATTTCCTCGTACATGTCAAAGAGGTTGCCGTACTGGCCGTCGATCCATTCCCGGCCCATGCGCTTGATTTCGTCAGCAAAGTCCAGGAATACGCCCTTGCCGGTGATGGCCACGCCGCGGCCGTCGTCGCAGGCCTCCTTGGCGGCGCGGGAGGAAATGTCGCGCGGAGCGAGGTTGCCGAAGGAGGGGTACTTGCGTTCCAGATAGTAATCGCGTTCTTCTTCGGGAACGTCGGAGGGCTTGATTTCCTTCTTGCGGATCTTTTCCGCCGTCTCGCGGGATTTGGGCACCCAGATGCGGCCGCTGTTGCGGAGGGATTCCGACATCAGCGTCAGCTTGGACTGGTAGTCCCCCTTCACCGGAATGCAGGTGGGGTGGATCTGCGTGAAGCAGGGGTTGGCAAAGAATGCGCCGCGCTTGTACGCCTTGTAGGCGGCGGTCACGTTGCAGCCCATGGCGTTGGTGGACAGGAAAAACACGTTGCCGTAGCCGCCCGTGCAGAGCAGCACGGTATCGCCGGCGTAGGACTTGATTTCCCCCGTCACTAGGTCGCGGGTTACGATGCCCTTGGCTTCGCCGTCCACGATGACGAGGTCCATCATTTCATGGCGGGTGAACATTTCAATGTGGCCCTTGGCGATTTCCTTTTCCATGGCCTGGTACGCGCCCAGCAGGAGCTGCTGGCCGGTCTGGCCGCGGGAATAGAAGGTGCGCTTGAGCTGGGCGCCGCCGAAGGAGCGGTTGTCCAGCAGGCCGCCGTATTCGCGGCCGAAGGGAACGCCCTGGGCGACGCATTGGTCAATGATGTTGGAGGATACCTCCGCCAGGCGGTACACGTTGGCTTCGCGGGCGCGGAAGTCGCCGCCCTTCACGGTATCGTAGAACAGGCGGTACACGGAGTCGCCGTCGTTCTGGTAGTTCTTGGCTGCGTTGATGCCGCCCTGGGCCGCGATGGAGTGGGCGCGGCGGGGGCTGTCCTGGTAGCAGA
This genomic stretch from Akkermansia biwaensis harbors:
- a CDS encoding fumarate reductase/succinate dehydrogenase flavoprotein subunit gives rise to the protein MINFPVSDWMPDANIPSGPIQDKWSKYKLEAKLINPNNRRKYTVLIVGSGLAGGSAAATLAELGYNVKCFCYQDSPRRAHSIAAQGGINAAKNYQNDGDSVYRLFYDTVKGGDFRAREANVYRLAEVSSNIIDQCVAQGVPFGREYGGLLDNRSFGGAQLKRTFYSRGQTGQQLLLGAYQAMEKEIAKGHIEMFTRHEMMDLVIVDGEAKGIVTRDLVTGEIKSYAGDTVLLCTGGYGNVFFLSTNAMGCNVTAAYKAYKRGAFFANPCFTQIHPTCIPVKGDYQSKLTLMSESLRNSGRIWVPKSRETAEKIRKKEIKPSDVPEEERDYYLERKYPSFGNLAPRDISSRAAKEACDDGRGVAITGKGVFLDFADEIKRMGREWIDGQYGNLFDMYEEITDDDPHETPMMIYPASHYTMGGLWVDYNLMSNVKGLHVLGEANFSDHGANRLGASALMQGLSDGYFVIPATLPTYLTSTKPGAVTTAAPEFKAAEDAVKERINKLLNVKGTKTVDSFHRELGLIMWDDCGMARTEESLMRAIERIPQLRKEFWENVLVTGTAEGINAELEKACRVADFLEFAQLLCYDALNRQESCGAHFRVEYQLPDGEAKRNDEEYAYVAAWEYAGVDELPILHKEPLTFDNVHLAIRSYK
- the dtd gene encoding D-aminoacyl-tRNA deacylase; the encoded protein is MRLVVQRVTEAAVHIGGVCAGRTGRGLMILIGIEEADTEEDALWLAKKAADMRIFSDEEGKMNLSVKDIGGGALVVSQFTLHASTKKGNRPSFIRAARPNHAVPLYERFKEELAALLEGRVESGEFGADMQISLVNDGPVTIFMDSRNRE
- a CDS encoding LysM peptidoglycan-binding domain-containing protein, with product MRSTFSTSSARACCSLLVAVFCAQATLADGENYSLWPRRPAALEEARRLMDRGSLAQALELLQPLVNQGGVVGREAKDLIGALRIRQVLDPNGPDVKEYTVKRGDTWIRMVKKLGCSPAMLVHLNGLMDVPSLQPGDVFKYRPLNFHVVVNVPEKEVCLYDGENFVKAYSMVAMKDTGRKNFETTVKDEQASFSIYDKHYPAADKTLLLAAGGYVIEAGNGAPRSPGFYLNRQDCNELAMLTRPGTKVTIIREKGTEQ
- a CDS encoding succinate dehydrogenase/fumarate reductase iron-sulfur subunit, whose amino-acid sequence is MAKTINLTLKVWRQENKDAKGRIETYAAKDIPVDASFLEMLDIVNEGLVKEGKEPIHFDHDCREGICGMCSLTINGIPHGPERQVTTCQLHMRKFKDGDTVWIEPFRAKAFPILRDLMVDRSALDRIIAAGGYIDVRTGAAPNANNIAVEKVKAEAAFDAAACIGCGACVASCKNASAMLFTSAKIAHLNLLPQGQPERTKRVLAMMKQMEAEGFGNCTNQYECEAACPKGVSVDNIARLNRDFIRANAKEGLCY